Proteins from a genomic interval of Drosophila melanogaster chromosome 2R:
- the Myd88 gene encoding Myd88, isoform A, giving the protein MRPRFVCHQQHSVAHSHYQPHSHFHHHTHRHPNPPHHHHIYGATDVSYRRYRTAGMVVAEGVMDSGSGSGTGTGLGHFNETPLSALGIETRTQLSRMLNRKKVLRSEEGYQRDWRGISELAKQKGFVDENANNPMDLVLISWSQRSPQTAKVGHLEHFLGIIDRWDVCDDIQENLAKDTQRFIMKQEQRQTALVEACPPPPSDCFETNNNYSSSNNITVGQSVQILSDEDQRCVQMGQPLPRYNACVLYAEADIDHATEIMNNLESERYNLRLFLRHRDMLMGVPFEHVQLSHFMATRCNHLIVVLTEEFLRSPENTYLVNFTQKIQIENHTRKIIPILYKTDMHIPQTLGIYTHIKYAGDSKLFNFWDKLARSLHDLDAFSIYSTRQVQTPSPVEESAPRVTTPSIRIQINDKDVTDMPNYNSCKVPEAETTIVSVSGDTGSPLPEHKPKKKDRFLRRITHSFGKTARSDGASGKTLRHAHSVSTINVTERERTLSASSSNISTTSESKKSFIKWQPNILKKALFSRSSSKLQTPG; this is encoded by the exons ATGCGCCCTCGATTTGTATGCCATCAGCAGCACTCGGTGGCCCATTCCCACTACCAGCCCCACTCCCACTTCCATCACCATACCCACCGCCATCCCAATCCGCCCCATCACCATCACATTTACGGCGCCACTGACGTCAGTTATCGGCGTTATCGCACCGCTGGCATGGTGGTGGCCGAGGGAGTTATGGACTCCGGGTCGGGATCGGGCACGGGAACGGGCTTGGGGCACTTCAACGAGACCCCATTATCCGCACTGGGCATCGAGACCCGCACCCAGCTGTCCCGCATGCTGAACCGCAAGAAGGTGCTGCGATCCGAGGAGGGCTACCAGCGGGACTGGCGCGGCATCTCGGAGCTGGCCAAGCAGAAGGGATTCGTCGACGAGAACGCCAACAATCCCATGGATCTGGTGCTGATCAGCTGGAGCCAGCGGAGTCCCCAGACCGCCAAGGTGGGCCATCTGGAACACTTCCTGGGCATTATCGATCGGTGGGACGTCTGCGACGATATCCAGGAGAATCTGG CCAAGGACACCCAGCGCTTCATCATGAAACAGGAGCAGCGACAGACTGCTCTCGTGGAGGCGTGTCCGCCGCCCCCCAGCGACTGCTTCGAgaccaacaacaactacagcagcagcaacaacatcacaGTGGGCCAAAGTGTGCAGATCCTCAGCGACGAGGACCAGAGATGTGTACAGATGGGCCAACCGCTGCCCAGATACAACGCATGTGTTCTGTACGCGGAGGCAGACATCGATCATGCCACCGAGATCATGAATAATCTAGAGTCTGAGCGATACAATCTCAGG CTATTCCTGCGCCACCGCGACATGCTAATGGGCGTTCCGTTCGAGCATGTCCAGCTATCCCATTTCATGGCCACCCGCTGCAATCACCTGATCGTCGTGCTCACAGAGGAGTTTCTTCGGAGTCCGGAGAACACGTACCTCGTGAACTTCACCCAAAAGATCCAGATTG AGAATCACACTCGCAAGATCATACCGATTCTGTACAAAACGGACATGCACATACCCCAGACCCTGGGCATTTACACGCACATCAAGTACGCCGGGGACTCCAAGTTGTTCAACTTCTGGGACAAGTTGGCTCGTTCCCTACACGATCTGGATGCCTTTTCGATCTACTCCACGCGCCAGGTGCAGAC TCCCTCGCCGGTGGAGGAATCGGCTCCCCGGGTGACCACTCCCAGCATTCGGATTCAGATCAACGACAAGGATGTCACTGATATGCCAAACTACAACAGCTGCAAAGTGCCGGAGGCGGAGACCACAATCGTTTCGGTTTCCGGTGACACCGGCTCACCCCTGCCGGAGCACAAGCCGAAGAAAAAGGATCGCTTCCTGCGCAGAATCACGCACAGCTTTGGAAAGACGGCGCGGAGCGATGGGGCCAGCGGCAAGACTCTGCGTCATGCCCACTCCGTCAGCACCATAAATGTCACGGAACGCGAGAGGACACTCAGtgccagcagctccaacaTCTCCACCACGTCGGAGAGCAAGAAGAGCTTCATCAAGTGGCAGCCGAACATCCTGAAGAAGGCCCTATTCTCGCGATCCAGCAGCAAGCTGCAGACGCCGGGCTGA